A genome region from Panicum virgatum strain AP13 chromosome 4K, P.virgatum_v5, whole genome shotgun sequence includes the following:
- the LOC120703343 gene encoding uncharacterized protein LOC120703343 isoform X2, protein MALVPRGGAGAGKDKDEAALGLPWSEMFRSASLRRPKQEPDAAPAKKPPPPALKPALKLKEGKPKAAAAAAAGGDIGGLSLEPDARLALYIAMAHAGLATALLVLYGLYMLLADFLRPLQWALLCSVPLRETQRALVAFWEPPLRGGLSAAVLALPLAALRSSGATLADARAALLRRPLPHSPAFPRLLRWLVSSFFFLVLFERLGPAAALLLLALALAFFAATPKLTRAASSRISGRRPSSRGLLLTGGILRHLKTLVAVGLMLGMIAGFITGSIFFSYKIGLEGKDAVMSLKSHVEKGNYSEKIGLKKWLDDNDIPGLIDQYSAKIYDTVWEQVDQLAVQYNLTDFTSGFRHFLISQSVDPKSKALISSRPHPYSMKLQSIAARVKKREWVEIYRELDSFFRELLITREDLVIKAKELALQGTEIAKRLLSSSTSVLGGSANLMLSIALHIVSGAAEVVNFLSQLMVFLWVLYYLITVEGGGATEQIIDLLPVSKQVKDRCVEVIDHAISSVLLATAKIAIFQGGLTWLLFKFFKLLMEGRYVLALVVTVIHLTLMDYGTTTILEDIPGYNGYLTGLSIIGGMTLFPNALEGAILGPLIMTVVIALKNLYTEFVLADAEETSS, encoded by the exons ATGGCGCTCGtgcctcgcggcggcgcgggcgcgggaaaGGACAAGGACGAGGCCGCCCTCGGCCTGCCGTGGTCCGAGATGTTCCGCTCCGCCTCGCTGCGCCGGCCCAAGCAGGAGCccgacgccgcgccggccaaGAAGCCGCCGCCCCCAGCGCTGAAGCCGGCCCTGAAGCTGAAGGAGGGGAAGCCCaaggcggctgcggctgcggcggcggggggcgacATCGGGGGGCTGTCGCTGGAGCCCGACGCGCGCCTGGCGCTCTACATCGCCATGGCGCAcgcggggctcgccacggcgctgCTCGTGCTCTACGGCCTCTACATGCTGCTCGCCGACTTCCTCCGCCCGCTGCAGTGGGCGCTGCTCTGCTCCGTCCCGCTCCGGGAGACGCAGCGCGCGCTCGTCGCCTTCTGGGAGCCCCCGCTCCGGGGCGGGctcagcgccgccgtgctcgcgctcccgctcgccgcgctccgctCCTCCGGCGCCACGCTCGccgacgcgcgcgccgcgctcctgcgccgcccgctcccgcacTCCCCCGCGTTCCCGCGCCTCCTCCGCTGGCTcgtctcctccttcttcttcctcgtcctctTCGAGCGcctcggccccgccgccgcgctgctgctcCTTGCGCTCGCGCTCGCCTTCTTCGCCGCGACCCCCAAGCTCactcgcgccgcctcctcgcgcaTCTCCGGTcgccgcccctcctcgcgcGGCCTCCTCTTAACTGGAGGCATCCTGCGCCACCTCAAGACGCTCGTCGCTGTTGGCCTCATGCTCGGCATGATCGCCGGGTTCATAACCGGGAGCATCTTCTTCTCCTACAAGATTGGGCTCGAGGGCAAGGACGCCGTCATGTCCCTCAAGTCCCATGTCGAGAAGGGCAACTACTCTGAGAAGATTGGGCTCAAGAAGTGGCTGGACGACAATGATATCCCCGGCTTGATCGATCAGTACTCCGCCAAGATTTATGACACAGTCTGGGAGCAGGTGGACCAATTGGCAGTGCAGTACAACCTTACTGATTTCACCAGCGGATTCCGACATTTCTTGATCAGCCAATCAGTTGACCCAAAGAGCAAGGCGCTCATCAGTTCCAGACCACACCCATACTCAATGAAGCTGCAATCAATTGCCGCACGTGTGAAGAAAAGGGAGTGGGTGGAGATTTACAGGGAGCTGGACTCGTTCTTTAGGGAGCTGTTGATCACAAGGGAGGATTTGGTGATAAAGGCCAAAGAGCTGGCTTTGCAGGGAACAGAGATCGCAAAGAGGCTGTTGTCGAGTAGCACATCGGTGCTCGGTGGTAGTGCTAATTTGATGTTATCCATCGCTCTCCACATTGTCTCAGGTGCGGCTGAGGTGGTCAATTTTTTATCGCAGCTGATGGTCTTCTTGTGGGTGTTGTATTACCTCATTACAGTAGAGGGGGGTGGAGCTACAGAGCAGATCATTGATCTTTTACCAGTGTCAAAACAAGTAAAGGATCGCTGTGTTGAGGTCATCGACCATGCCATTAGTAGTGTCTTGTTGGCCACTGCCAAGATTGCCATATTCCAAGGAGGCCTGACATggctcttgttcaagttcttcaaG CTGCTCATGGAAGGGAGATATGTTCTTGCACTAGTGGTAACGGTTATACATCTCACACTGATGGATTATGGAACAACTACCATTCTGGAGGATATACCTGGATACAATGGATATCTCACCGGCCTCAGCATAATTGGTGGCATGACTCTGTTTCCAAATGCTCTGGAG GGAGCGATATTAGGTCCCCTTATAATGACAGTTGTGATAGCATTGAAGAACTTGTACACAGAGTTTGTGCTTGCTGATGCAGAGGAGACCAGCAGCTAG
- the LOC120703343 gene encoding uncharacterized protein LOC120703343 isoform X1 produces the protein MALVPRGGAGAGKDKDEAALGLPWSEMFRSASLRRPKQEPDAAPAKKPPPPALKPALKLKEGKPKAAAAAAAGGDIGGLSLEPDARLALYIAMAHAGLATALLVLYGLYMLLADFLRPLQWALLCSVPLRETQRALVAFWEPPLRGGLSAAVLALPLAALRSSGATLADARAALLRRPLPHSPAFPRLLRWLVSSFFFLVLFERLGPAAALLLLALALAFFAATPKLTRAASSRISGRRPSSRGLLLTGGILRHLKTLVAVGLMLGMIAGFITGSIFFSYKIGLEGKDAVMSLKSHVEKGNYSEKIGLKKWLDDNDIPGLIDQYSAKIYDTVWEQVDQLAVQYNLTDFTSGFRHFLISQSVDPKSKALISSRPHPYSMKLQSIAARVKKREWVEIYRELDSFFRELLITREDLVIKAKELALQGTEIAKRLLSSSTSVLGGSANLMLSIALHIVSGAAEVVNFLSQLMVFLWVLYYLITVEGGGATEQIIDLLPVSKQVKDRCVEVIDHAISSVLLATAKIAIFQGGLTWLLFKFFKVHFVYTSTVLGFISALVPILPFWLSSIFAAGQLLMEGRYVLALVVTVIHLTLMDYGTTTILEDIPGYNGYLTGLSIIGGMTLFPNALEGAILGPLIMTVVIALKNLYTEFVLADAEETSS, from the exons ATGGCGCTCGtgcctcgcggcggcgcgggcgcgggaaaGGACAAGGACGAGGCCGCCCTCGGCCTGCCGTGGTCCGAGATGTTCCGCTCCGCCTCGCTGCGCCGGCCCAAGCAGGAGCccgacgccgcgccggccaaGAAGCCGCCGCCCCCAGCGCTGAAGCCGGCCCTGAAGCTGAAGGAGGGGAAGCCCaaggcggctgcggctgcggcggcggggggcgacATCGGGGGGCTGTCGCTGGAGCCCGACGCGCGCCTGGCGCTCTACATCGCCATGGCGCAcgcggggctcgccacggcgctgCTCGTGCTCTACGGCCTCTACATGCTGCTCGCCGACTTCCTCCGCCCGCTGCAGTGGGCGCTGCTCTGCTCCGTCCCGCTCCGGGAGACGCAGCGCGCGCTCGTCGCCTTCTGGGAGCCCCCGCTCCGGGGCGGGctcagcgccgccgtgctcgcgctcccgctcgccgcgctccgctCCTCCGGCGCCACGCTCGccgacgcgcgcgccgcgctcctgcgccgcccgctcccgcacTCCCCCGCGTTCCCGCGCCTCCTCCGCTGGCTcgtctcctccttcttcttcctcgtcctctTCGAGCGcctcggccccgccgccgcgctgctgctcCTTGCGCTCGCGCTCGCCTTCTTCGCCGCGACCCCCAAGCTCactcgcgccgcctcctcgcgcaTCTCCGGTcgccgcccctcctcgcgcGGCCTCCTCTTAACTGGAGGCATCCTGCGCCACCTCAAGACGCTCGTCGCTGTTGGCCTCATGCTCGGCATGATCGCCGGGTTCATAACCGGGAGCATCTTCTTCTCCTACAAGATTGGGCTCGAGGGCAAGGACGCCGTCATGTCCCTCAAGTCCCATGTCGAGAAGGGCAACTACTCTGAGAAGATTGGGCTCAAGAAGTGGCTGGACGACAATGATATCCCCGGCTTGATCGATCAGTACTCCGCCAAGATTTATGACACAGTCTGGGAGCAGGTGGACCAATTGGCAGTGCAGTACAACCTTACTGATTTCACCAGCGGATTCCGACATTTCTTGATCAGCCAATCAGTTGACCCAAAGAGCAAGGCGCTCATCAGTTCCAGACCACACCCATACTCAATGAAGCTGCAATCAATTGCCGCACGTGTGAAGAAAAGGGAGTGGGTGGAGATTTACAGGGAGCTGGACTCGTTCTTTAGGGAGCTGTTGATCACAAGGGAGGATTTGGTGATAAAGGCCAAAGAGCTGGCTTTGCAGGGAACAGAGATCGCAAAGAGGCTGTTGTCGAGTAGCACATCGGTGCTCGGTGGTAGTGCTAATTTGATGTTATCCATCGCTCTCCACATTGTCTCAGGTGCGGCTGAGGTGGTCAATTTTTTATCGCAGCTGATGGTCTTCTTGTGGGTGTTGTATTACCTCATTACAGTAGAGGGGGGTGGAGCTACAGAGCAGATCATTGATCTTTTACCAGTGTCAAAACAAGTAAAGGATCGCTGTGTTGAGGTCATCGACCATGCCATTAGTAGTGTCTTGTTGGCCACTGCCAAGATTGCCATATTCCAAGGAGGCCTGACATggctcttgttcaagttcttcaaGGTGCACTTTGTGTACACATCCACTGTGCTTGGATTCATCAGCGCACTTGTGCCAATACTTCCATTTTGGCTGTCTTCAATATTTGCTGCAGGGCAGCTGCTCATGGAAGGGAGATATGTTCTTGCACTAGTGGTAACGGTTATACATCTCACACTGATGGATTATGGAACAACTACCATTCTGGAGGATATACCTGGATACAATGGATATCTCACCGGCCTCAGCATAATTGGTGGCATGACTCTGTTTCCAAATGCTCTGGAG GGAGCGATATTAGGTCCCCTTATAATGACAGTTGTGATAGCATTGAAGAACTTGTACACAGAGTTTGTGCTTGCTGATGCAGAGGAGACCAGCAGCTAG